One Labrus mixtus chromosome 12, fLabMix1.1, whole genome shotgun sequence DNA segment encodes these proteins:
- the mtfr2 gene encoding mitochondrial fission regulator 2: MKKENPLMSLVEDIVHVLHIVLDYFGVHPDMLVPVWDSQLRGQYRSVVRMIGTNLPLAPTPRVHFQVPLLNYRAHGHDDINVGTPPIPSFADVMWVFEDEGESFAKTRNHLPPKTQSTVKGDVLRYTRPNPSQRGGRSVRPTAEPDALKKISALENELLKLRAQIAMIVTAAPDSESCNSPAMALMSPPPPPTLTSTPRCAPPPPPPPPPPPPPPCSNSSSESLSILELLRQRRNNGKELDKGQLRLQENIKGMPSMLDVLKDLNHVKLRSVERSPGGTPVRKRRSKGGLASLSDPAALIAEALKRKFAQHRHNNSSDKENSVELSPFGSPETHKVPLHTRRSQGRLHL, encoded by the exons atgaaaaaagaaaaccctttGATGTCTTTAGTAGAAGATATTGTGCATGTGCTGCACATCGTCCTGGATTACTTTGGAGTGCATCCAGACATG CTGGTTCCAGTGTGGGACAGTCAGCTGCGTGGTCAGTATCGCAGTGTTGTGCGGATGATTGGGACCAACCTCCCACTGGCACCTACACCACGTGTCCACTTCCAG GTCCCTCTGCTCAACTACAGGGCTCATGGTCACGATGACATCAATGTGGGTACACCTCCCATCCCCTCATTCGCTGACGTTATGTGGGTGTTTGAAGACGAGGGGGAAAGCTTTGCAAAGACAAG GAACCATTTGcctccaaaaacacaaagtacgGTTAAAGGAGATGTGCTGAGGTACACACGGCCCAATCCATCCCAGAGAGGAGGCCGATCTGTAAGACCGACAGCTGAGCCGGACGCACTGAAGAAGATCAGCGCGCTGGAGAACGAGCTGCTCAAATTACGAGCTCAGATTGCCATGATTGTTACTGCTGCTCCTGACTCGG AGTCCTGTAATTCACCTGCTATGGCTttgatgtctcctcctcctccgccaaCTCTCACCTCCACGCCTCGctgtgctcctcctcctcctccgcctcctcctccacctcctcctcctccttgtagTAACTCCTCCTCTGAGAGTTTGTCTATATTAGAACTTCTCCGCCAGCGCAGAAACAATGGAAAAGAACTTGATAAGGGTCAGCTAAGACTTCAGGAGAACATAAAAGGGATGCCGTCCATGCTGGATGTTCTTAAAGACTTAAATCATGTTAAATTACGTTCAGTGGAGAG atCACCGGGTGGAACACCGGTCAGAAAGCGGCGCAGTAAGGGAGGTCTTGCATCACTCAGCGACCCGGCTGCTCTTATCGCTGAGGCACTGAAGAGAAAGTTTGCCCAACATCGCCATAACAATTCTTCTGACAAAGAAAACTCAGTCGAACTTTCACCTTTCGGCAGTCCAGAAACACACAAG GTTCCTCTCCATACCAGACGCAGTCAGGGGCGCCTCCACCTCTGA
- the armc1l gene encoding armadillo repeat containing 1, like, with amino-acid sequence MMDALSVVSQLRDLASEPQNREVIVQDQGCLPGLVLFLDHQNPEVLLATLQTLRYLAELSRNIATMKNELGMMVSLENLTGRDGLSVDITALAQEVFDILSAPPRPVPRTPEREKKKKSQFFINSSNKKAKSVTLHIQGLDSTDHRGLCEEALLKVRGVISFTFQMASKRCTIRIRSDLSTESLASAIAATEVLSAQQVVKNEAGDEVLIPLNSSGVKVQQNSALPDYLPEEEDSPEKEVNRAISRTTAKEDSSGSWLNAAAGFLTKTFYW; translated from the exons ATGATGGATGCACTGTCGGTGGTCAGTCAGCTGCGGGACCTGGCTTCTGAGCCGCAGAACCGAGAGGTGATAGTCCAGGATCAGGGCTGTCTCCCCGGGCTGGTTCTCTTCTTAGACCACCAGAacccagaggtgctgcttgcAACTCTTCAG ACCTTGCGCTACTTGGCCGAGCTGTCTCGCAATATTGCCACCATGAAGAATGAACTGGGTATGATGGTGAGCTTGGAGAATCTAACTGGGAG GGATGGCCTTTCTGTTGACATTACAGCCTTGGCCCAAGAAGTGTTTGACATTCTGAGTGCTCCTCCCCGTCCTGTGCCACGCACACCcgagagggaaaagaaaaagaaatcccaGTTCTTTATCAACTCCTCGAACAAGAAAGCGAAGTCTGTCACTCTGCACATCCAGGGGCTGGACAGCACT GACCACCGGGGCTTGTGTGAAGAGGCTCTCCTGAAGGTCAGAGGTGTGATCAGTTTCACCTTTCAGATGGCCTCCAAGAGATGCACCATCCGCATCCGTTCAGACCTGTCAACTGag AGTCTGGCATCAGCCATTGCTGCCACTGAGGTGTTGTCAGCTCAACAGGTGGTGAAGAATGAAGCAGGAGATGAG GTTTTAATCCCTCTGAACTCATCTGGAGTCAAGGTGCAGCAGAACTCTGCTCTCCCAGACTACCtcccagaggaggaggacagtccAGAGAAGGAAGTCAACCGAGCAATTTCCCGCACCACAGCTAAGGAAGATTCTAGTGGAAGCTGGCTCAATGCTGCCGCCGGTTTCCTCACCAAAACTTTCTACTGGTGA